Below is a genomic region from Flavobacterium ginsengisoli.
TTCCGGAAAGGGAGGAAAAGGTTCTACGCATTTACATAGAGAGAAATTTATTGAAAAAGGAGGTCCAGATGGTGGCGATGGAGGTCGTGGTGGACATGTATATTTAGTTGGAAATAAAGGGCTTTGGACATTATTTCATTTGAAGTTTGCGCGTCATATTAAAGCAGGTCACGGTGGAGACGGAGGTTCTGACAGAAGTACTGGTGCAGACGGAGAAGATAAAATCATTGAAGTGCCATTAGGAACTGTTGTAAAAGACAAGGAAACTGGAGAAACGCTTTTTGAAATTACAGAACATGGAGAAAAACAGATTCTTGCAAGAGGAGGAAAAGGAGGTTTAGGAAACTGGCATTTTAGAAGCTCTACAAACCAAACGCCTCGTTATGCACAGCCAGGTTTGCTTGGTATTGAAATGGATGTGATTTTGGAACTTAAAGTTTTGGCTGATGTTGGTTTGGTTGGTTTTCCTAATGCAGGAAAATCTACTTTATTGTCTGTATTGACTTCGGCAAAACCAAAAATTGCCGATTATCCGTTTACGACTTTAAAACCGAATCTAGGAATCGTGGCTTACAGAGATTTTCAATCTTTCGTAATTGCTGATATTCCTGGAATTATTGAAGGCGCGGCAGAAGGAAAAGGTCTTGGTCATTACTTCTTGCGTCATATTGAACGTAACTCAACTTTATTGTTTTTAATTCCTGTTGATACAGCAGACATTAAAGGAGAATATGATATTTTGGTTAACGAATTAACAAAGTATAATCCTGAAATGCTAGACAAAGAACGTCTTGTGGTAATTTCAAAGTGTGATATGTTGGATG
It encodes:
- the obgE gene encoding GTPase ObgE produces the protein MTEGNFVDYVKIYVSSGKGGKGSTHLHREKFIEKGGPDGGDGGRGGHVYLVGNKGLWTLFHLKFARHIKAGHGGDGGSDRSTGADGEDKIIEVPLGTVVKDKETGETLFEITEHGEKQILARGGKGGLGNWHFRSSTNQTPRYAQPGLLGIEMDVILELKVLADVGLVGFPNAGKSTLLSVLTSAKPKIADYPFTTLKPNLGIVAYRDFQSFVIADIPGIIEGAAEGKGLGHYFLRHIERNSTLLFLIPVDTADIKGEYDILVNELTKYNPEMLDKERLVVISKCDMLDDELKAELKAELDVSFKGVPYMFISSVAQQGLTDLKDRLWKMLNE